One stretch of Paenibacillus sp. AN1007 DNA includes these proteins:
- a CDS encoding ABC transporter permease subunit, whose protein sequence is MQRTETLTRSITKKAGKLNRKDGIHLLLLAAPFVLFTLAFSYVPLFGWIYAFFDYKPGIPLHQTPFLGLENFRNMFDDPRMGPVLANTLALSLLSIATAPVPMLLAILISEVRSGWFKRLVQTVSTLPNYISWIIVFSLAFSMFSTEGAVNSIMMKTGIGSPPVDILGNFDRVWTVQTLLLLWKSAGWSAIIYLAAIVGIDSEQYDAAKVDGAGRMRTIWHITLPSIMPTFIVLLLLSVSNLLSAGFEQYLVFSNVMIADRIEVLDLYVYRLGLVTGDYSYSTAVGIFKTVISVLLLFSVNILSKKVRGQGIV, encoded by the coding sequence ATGCAGCGAACCGAAACTCTGACACGTTCCATAACGAAAAAAGCCGGCAAGCTGAATCGCAAGGACGGTATTCACCTCCTGCTGCTGGCCGCGCCATTTGTACTATTTACTCTAGCTTTTAGTTACGTTCCGTTATTCGGATGGATCTATGCATTCTTCGATTACAAACCGGGCATTCCGCTGCACCAGACACCATTTCTGGGATTAGAGAACTTTCGCAATATGTTCGATGATCCACGGATGGGACCCGTGCTGGCGAATACACTTGCACTCAGCTTATTGTCCATAGCAACAGCACCTGTACCTATGCTGCTTGCGATTCTAATCTCGGAAGTCCGCTCCGGCTGGTTTAAACGGCTGGTGCAAACCGTATCCACGCTGCCCAATTATATCAGCTGGATTATTGTCTTCTCTCTGGCTTTCAGCATGTTCAGTACGGAGGGCGCAGTCAATTCCATCATGATGAAAACCGGCATCGGCAGTCCCCCCGTGGATATCCTCGGGAACTTTGACCGGGTATGGACCGTTCAGACCCTGCTCCTGCTGTGGAAATCGGCAGGATGGAGCGCCATTATCTACCTGGCAGCCATCGTAGGCATAGACAGCGAGCAGTACGATGCAGCGAAGGTGGATGGCGCCGGGCGCATGCGTACCATCTGGCATATTACACTGCCCAGCATCATGCCAACCTTTATTGTGCTTCTGCTGCTCTCCGTCAGCAACCTGCTCTCGGCAGGTTTTGAACAATATCTGGTGTTCAGCAACGTGATGATTGCAGACCGGATTGAGGTACTTGACCTATATGTATATCGACTTGGTCTTGTAACAGGTGACTACTCGTACTCAACAGCTGTAGGTATTTTCAAAACAGTTATCAGTGTACTGCTGCTCTTCAGTGTCAACATTCTATCCAAGAAAGTTCGCGGTCAAGGTATCGTCTGA